The nucleotide sequence GCAGCCGGCGCGGCCAGCGGCGCGGCCATCGACCGGCGTTCATGCCTGCTCGAGGAACGCCGCGATCTCCTTGGCGGGAATGGCTCCCTCGCGCAGCAGCCGCCAGCCGCCGCTTTCGTCCGACAGGTCCACGATGGTGGAGGCGACACTGCGGGTCGAAGGCCCTCCGTCCACGATGGTGGGCAGGCGATTTCCCAGCTGTTCGCGCACGCCTTCCGCCGTCGTGCACTCGGGAGCGCCGCTCAGGTTGGCCGAGGTCGCGGTGATGGGCACGCCGGCGGCGCGGATGACGGCCACTGGCACGGTCGCCGCCGGCACCCGCAGGGCCACGTTGCCGCTGTTGGCCGTCACCTTGAGCGGCAGCCGCGAGGCCGCTTTCACGATGATGGTGAGCGGACCCGGCCAGAACTTCGCCGCCAGCTCGAAGAACTGCGCGGGCAGCGGGCGCGCCAGCTCGATCGCCTGGTCTTCCGACTCGATGAGCAGCGAGAGCGGTTTGTGCCGCGATCGTCCCTTGATGTCGTAAATATGCT is from Terriglobales bacterium and encodes:
- a CDS encoding L-threonylcarbamoyladenylate synthase is translated as MPAEVIRINCEKPEPSLVGYVAEQIRRGEVIGMPTDTFYGLAADPFNLRAVEHIYDIKGRSRHKPLSLLIESEDQAIELARPLPAQFFELAAKFWPGPLTIIVKAASRLPLKVTANSGNVALRVPAATVPVAVIRAAGVPITATSANLSGAPECTTAEGVREQLGNRLPTIVDGGPSTRSVASTIVDLSDESGGWRLLREGAIPAKEIAAFLEQA